A single genomic interval of Cucumis sativus cultivar 9930 chromosome 5, Cucumber_9930_V3, whole genome shotgun sequence harbors:
- the LOC101213861 gene encoding pentatricopeptide repeat-containing protein At3g49730, with amino-acid sequence MHRFYHRTIHVFSKQSSKSNSPLIFLPKKPHLSLSLISSQTSPNGTTQRGGFGPIHLKTTPHESAHDRDADEFSVDVEKVYRILRKFHTRVPKLELALQESGVIMRSGLPERVLSRCGDAGNLGYRFFVWASKQPGYRHSYEVYKAMIKTLGKMRQFGAVWALIEEMRKENPYMLTPEVFIVLMRRFASVRMVKKAVEVLDEMPKYGCEPDEYVFGCLLDALCKNGSVKEAASLFEDMRVRFNPNLRHFTSLLYGWCREGKIMEAKHVLVQIKEAGFEPDIVVYNNLLGGYAQAGKMRDAFDLLAEMKKVNCGPNAASFTILIQSFCKTEKMDEAMRIFTEMQGSGCEADVVTYTTLISGFCKWGNTDKAYEILDDMIQKGHDPSQLSYLCIMMAHEKKEELEECMELIEEMRKIGCVPDLNIYNTMIRLVCKLGDLKEAVRLWGEMQAGGLNPGLDTYILMVHGFLSQGCLVEACDYFKEMVERGLLSAPQYGTLKELTNALLRAEKLEMAKNMWSCMTTKGCELNVSAWTIWIHALFSNGHVKEACSYCLDMMDADLMPQPDTFAKLMRGLKKLFHRQLAVEITEKVRKMAADRQITFKMYKRRGERDLKEKIKAKIDGRKRRARRRGWSGMHKKTKTL; translated from the coding sequence ATGCACAGATTTTACCACAGAACCATTCATGTCTTCAGCAAGCAATCTTCGAAATCGAACAGCCCATTAATCTTCCTTCCTAAAAAACCGCACTTGTCTCTTTCTCTAATAAGTTCTCAGACCAGTCCGAATGGTACAACGCAGCGTGGAGGGTTTGGGCCTATTCACCTGAAAACAACTCCGCATGAATCCGCCCATGATAGAGATGCCGATGAATTTTCTGTCGACGTCGAAAAGGTGTACCGGATTCTAAGGAAATTTCATACCAGGGTTCCGAAACTCGAGCTTGCGCTGCAGGAATCAGGTGTAATTATGCGATCCGGTCTTCCAGAACGAGTTTTAAGCCGGTGTGGCGATGCCGGAAACTTGGGTTACCGGTTCTTCGTCTGGGCTTCGAAGCAACCAGGTTATAGGCATAGTTATGAAGTGTACAAAGCTATGATCAAAACTTTAGGGAAGATGAGACAATTTGGAGCTGTTTGGGCGTTGATTGAGgaaatgagaaaagagaatCCATACATGCTAACCCCCGAAGTGTTTATTGTGTTGATGAGGAGGTTCGCTTCCGTCAGAATGGTAAAGAAAGCAGTTGAGGTGCTTGATGAAATGCCTAAGTATGGGTGCGAGCCTGATGAATACGTATTTGGGTGTCTTCTTGATGCTTTGTGTAAAAATGGCAGTGTTAAAGAAGCAGCTTCGCTATTTGAGGATATGAGAGTTCGATTCAATCCAAATTTGAGACATTTCACGTCATTGTTGTATGGTTGGTGCCGAGAAGGCAAGATTATGGAGGCGAAACATGTATTGGTCCAAATAAAGGAAGCTGGTTTTGAGCCTGACATTGTGGTTTATAACAATTTACTTGGTGGGTATGCTCAGGCAGGAAAAATGCGGGATGCTTTTGATCTTTTAGCAGAGATGAAGAAAGTGAACTGTGGCCCAAATGCAGcttcttttacaattttgattcAGTCCTTCTGTAAAACAGAAAAGATGGATGAGGCGATGCGTATTTTCACTGAGATGCAAGGGAGTGGATGTGAGGCAGACGTTGTCACTTATACAACTCTGATTAGTGGATTTTGCAAGTGGGGGAACACAGACAAAGCTTATGAGATACTGGATGATATGATTCAGAAAGGCCATGATCCTAGTCAGTTGAGTTATTTGTGTATAATGATGGCACATGAAAAGAAGGAAGAGCTGGAAGAGTGTATGGAACTCATAGAAGAAATGAGGAAGATTGGTTGCGTACCAGACCTTAACATCTATAATACAATGATAAGGTTAGTATGTAAGTTGGGGGACCTTAAGGAAGCTGTTCGACTTTGGGGTGAAATGCAAGCAGGTGGGCTTAATCCAGGTCTTGACAcatatattttgatggttcATGGGTTTCTTAGTCAAGGTTGTCTAGTTGAAGCTTGTGATTACTTCAAAGAAATGGTTGAAAGAGGTTTATTATCTGCTCCACAGTATGGTACTTTGAAGGAGTTAACAAATGCTCTTTTGAGAGCTGAAAAGCTTGAAATGGCAAAAAACATGTGGAGTTGTATGACTACCAAAGGATGTGAACTTAATGTCAGTGCTTGGACAATTTGGATTCACGCACTTTTTTCAAATGGGCATGTGAAGGAGGCTTGTTCGTACTGCTTGGACATGATGGATGCGGACTTAATGCCACAGCCAGACACTTTTGCAAAGCTAATGCGTGGCCTGAAGAAACTTTTCCACAGACAACTAGCTGTTGAGATCACAGAGAAGGTGAGGAAGATGGCTGCAGACAGGCAAATCACTTTCAAGATGTATAAGAGGCGGGGGGAGAGagatttaaaagagaaaatcaagGCCAAAATAGatggaaggaaaagaagagcACGTAGACGTGGCTGGAGTGGAATGCACAAGAAAACTAAAACCCTGTAA